The region tacaagtaacttcattaataaaaaattgaaatcatactattacccgttattgaaaattttgttcgatttatgtgaaccaaaagaacgcatgcgagtcgagttcagtttaccaaaatggtagctcctgcctcctggtcacctcagatatgacgtcagtatcaagctgcttattaaacggtggatcggattggttgaaatcaacgcaacgtttttgaccttacaggggtcagagatatgcatatcatgtatgaaaacagcgatgcggatatagtatcatcaccgagaactgagaattgcgacattttcgatgtttgcaccggggaatttcagacacggagactccgcggagatttcgaaaaattcgtccaaaggtaaccaaagggttggggatcgcatttttaactattaGTAGACTTGCTAAGAGGTTGAACACTGCATTTTTTagaacaaaggtcccacttggcatggatgttccttggggcaagagagaaagattcatccaaagagacactctgtctctatgcataaaaccccctaattagcataaattatgctaattagtacccaaaataaggtattttctaacttttggaccatttcacctaaaaaaaaactataaatagTTGAATTTGGTTTACTTTATGGTGAGGAATTCATTTTTGGGGGTGTTTTGGGAATCCATgcccattttgaccctcaaattcaagatggctgctggccgccatctttaaaataggcgtttttacaacttttgaaccatttgagctacaaacttgtgtgacatatcaatttgtactaatttggggttggaaaactcatttctggcactgtttatgtgaTATGAGGTATTTTGAAAAGGGTACCAgggtttttaaatgtgaattccGAGGTACCTGTCATTGGCTATATGGTAGAAGGATGAACATCAAATTTACTTATGAATATGTACACCTTAATTTTAAGCACCTTTGAGGACACACTttataatgcatatttttacacaGTTTTACTATTATTTTCAAGTCATTCTATTGATAGCAACACgcgttatttgatttaaaatgatcagTATGGATATATGAGACTGAAATGtgtgttttatttgtcagtttgTCAGCGATGAACCAATCACAGATCCCGCATCGGTGAAATTATGTGGCCGACCTAAAAAATAGAAGCTTGTTACACAAAACGGcagaaaaatatctcaaatctcAGTGAGTATGGCGATTTGCCAAGCTTGGTAGTAGTAGATGGTATCTCTGGTTGTGGCGGTGGTGCGAGTAGTGTAGTAGTAGCGCCATTGCAGAGGCGCTGTCAACCAACAGAAGGTGGGTCAGACAAAGCTGATAAAGGCTGAGAGGAGTACATACCGAAACAGCCTGGTGAAAACAAAGTGAATGAGCTGTGGCATGGTTTATGAATCCCACATTGCATACCTTTAGCAGTCTCTATAGAAAGGCAGATATAGTTTGTGAAACCCACACTGCCAAAATTATAAAAGCCTAAGGTTTCAAGAAACTTGAACCTGATCATCTGGCACTGCTTTGATCACGGGTAAATTCCTCTTCGACAGGCTATGGTCAATTTGATCCCTGACATCAAGGAAGTACAAAGGTCATCTGGTTGTTGGGATCTGGTGTTTCATGAAGATCTCAGTCAAGCAGATGTTTTCAGGCTCTTTCTCGAATACCTCAGAAGCAGATCTCTTGTTTCAACATTGAGATCTTTACTATTATGTTGTTAGATGGCCCTTGCATCGATGTCAATATACATCCTGCTTCAGATAAGCTTGTGTTATCACTGGCTTAAACTACCCGATGTTCAACGGTGTATACAAAAGATCAGCAAATGCCCAGAGTGTGCCACACTATCTGCGTGAAATAGAGGCCACATTAACCCTTATGATGGTAATAAAGGTATATAAAGGAGAGTCTTGTTGGCATGCCGGCAGAATAAGGCTGAGCATTGATATTGCCAACTCATTACTCATTGGAAATGGGAAGGTGTTGTAGTTCTTGAAGCCACCAAAGGAGTCTTCACGACTGGCGGAAGTGACAGCATTGATTATAATCCTCATCAACAACTGCGTCATTTCAGTTTGTTTTCCATTGGACTGGCATCAGCATGTACCAAAAGACTGCGATCACTCCCAGTGGATGTATCTTTGCCTAAGGATGACATTTTTCATGTTCCATCACTGCATGACATTAACAGCCATCCAGTACTTGCATCCAGATCACTGCAGCAGGTCCTCCAAGATGGCTATCAGTGGTTGAATTATGTAGATGAGGAAACGCAGCTGACTAGTGACGACTGGGGTTCTTGGGCTCCCTACCACGCAGAGCGTTTTCAGATACAGACATTACTGAAGTTAATTAGCTTGTCTTGTTTGAGGCCATGCACACTTTAAAAGATGTTGTGGTAAGTTTTAGGTGACAGGTTGGAGAGCAGTGAGGGAACCACATCTATGAATAAACAGTAGGAGAGCATAGTCCTTCCTTAGTTCATCTCACATCTGCAGGACTAGATATGTGCACCAAGTATCAGGCACAGCTGTTCATTCTGATGAAGAAAACCTATACCCAATATGTTGAGTTGAGGCAAACTACTGCTACAGGCCTTGCTCCTGACTTGCCATTTGCTGCCGCTCATCAACCCTTGAAAGAGTGGGGTCAATCCTTTCCCACCCCGAAGCAAACTTCTGGTTTAAGTCTTCGTTCTGCCAGCATGTCAACAAGATTCTCCTTTATAACCGTTTTCATATGCACCTTCATAACCATTATAAGAGATAATGGAGCCTGTCCTTGACGCAGATTACGTGGCACACTCTGGGATTCGATGATTTTTTGCATACGGAGGTGTACATATTGGTTTGTGCCAGTGATAACACAATCTTCTGTGAAGAAGCAGGACGTATAGCGACATCGATGCAAGTTCCATCTAACAGCATATGTAGGAAAGATTTCAATGTTGGAACAACAAAGTTTGCTTCTGAGGAATTTGAGAAAGAGTCTGAAAACATCTGTTTTTTATCAAGAATATCCCTTCACAGAATCTTGACTGCTTGTGCCAAATAAGAAGATTTTCTAAAGTCTCCAGACTCCCATCAATAGAAGCACCTTGTTTCAGAAGAGTCCTTATTTGCAGTTGTTGTCCCTTGGGATTCACAAACCATACCAGAGCTCATTCGCCTGATATCACTGTGTATGCTCATTTGGTTGGTAGATAAacaagcaaagtagatttaaactgtcattcaacacaaatatattgagatatttacctcaatatttcgatgtgtacaatACACATCTTCATCAGGAGGGATCTgatgatgaactgatggagttgaatgtcctgctctcgacctttgatgtcctttctgttgatcggattagggcattatataatgaaggaAGCTCATTCAGCTATGTTATTGGTATGTAGGCCTTTCTCCTTGCTTGCCCGATTCACCTTCTGTTGGTTGACAGCGCTTCTGCAGTTTTTTATGTCATACGGTATGCTTAGTTTTCCTTGGCTCTATCTACTACTGCACTGCTCGGGCtcgcaccaccaccaccacaaccacggATATCATCTACTAGTACAAAGCTGGGCAAATGTCATACTCACAGATATCCGATATATATTTCAGCAGTTCTGTGTAACAAGCTTCTATTTTTTTAGGTTGCCCACATAATTTTACAGATGATGTTGGATCCTTAATTGGTTCATCTCTGACCAACTGAGAATTAAAACAAGTTCCAGTCATATGTATCCATActggtcattttaaatcaaataacgctTGCTACTATCAATAGAGTGGACTGAAAATTCAAAACCAAACATGCATTATAAAGTGTGTCCCCAATGGTGCTAAACATTAAGGTATATTAAAACATAAGTTTAATGTCCATCCTTCTACAATGACAGGTACCATggaattcacatttaaaaacccttgtacctttttcaaattacctcctatcacataaacagtgccagaagtgagtttcccagccaaaattagtacaaattgatatgtcacttaagtttgtagctcaaatggttcaaaagttgtaaaacgctaattttaaagatggcggacagcagccatcttggatttgagggtcaaaatggctacggattcccaaaacaatcccaaaaatgaatttcttacACTAAATTAAGccaatttcaaatgtttacacatgtctataggtgaaatggtccaaaaggtagagaataccatattttgggtactaattagcataatttatgctaattagggggttttatgcatagatacagagtgtctctttggatgaatcttttcctcttaccccaaggaacatccataccaagtgggacctttgttctcaaaaatgcagcgttcaccctattttcaccccttaacaagtctactatatcactaaatgtttcggaattgaggtcggctaaaaagtagacagtttcggggactgtaattggtgtagatgtcacattttgaacagtgagcgataagtgaccaatttcatgctcagcacaagtgactatctttacacagggtaATTCATCATCATGATTTCATgtttaaattttaattattttttaagcttacctcaaaTACCTGGGATAATCAATTAACAGCAAAAACTACAGTTGCTATATTACTGTGGTCAAATAAAGTGTGTTAAATTTACATACGTGGTTACTCTAACGATGACCTGGGGAAGAATCTAGCTCAAAACAACACATTTATTTGCTCATAATTTTGCTTGCATTCATGCATTGCATTGCGACGAATCTAACTTGACTACacacagcctgtcactaattgaACGACGGGCTGTAGATTACTCAGAACTTCGAAGGTCACATGCACTTACATTTGTACACATTATGCACTTCAAGATTACATAACAATAAGCTTATCATTGAAGTGCATTCATGAATTGGACATCAGTAAGAAGACTTGCAACATGTTATTGCAGTTGGAAACGTAAGTAACATTTCCATTTTTAATCCAGGAATAAGAAGtgactgtattttttttcacaaaatgtcagcagTGCCAGTGACAGTGTCAGTCAGTGACAGCTCAGGGACAGGGACCAAGGGTCTCAGCAGGGCTGTAACGCAttattgggtcactttctcacggtctcacgccaaggtagtaaaaatTCGTTGTTCCTACCCCCCTCCCCCGCTTTTCACagtctcgagcgccgtggctcaaataatcattggtcaaaatgatgattggagtcagcaaatcccggtacgcttctgtctcacgccaagcaattccaaaaagttgacatcaGCCCTGGTCTCAGTTAGTTTTCATGTTTCACACAAACCCttttttaattttggcccaaacagatgaggcgtaattgaaaaaaaattgttatttaattttaaaataccaGCGCATCCTGGGCAGCGCATATGCCACCATCACACAAATGCATGAGTAAACAAATATACAcgacacagcgtcatcatccctatatcgtCGTCCCTTcgtcgtgtcaaaaattgctgtgaaagtccggcgaatcctctcgtttttcaacagttACGCTTGGTGATTTTGTTCTCCATAACAAAGTACTGTAACAAAGTACCGTAACAAAGTACTGTAACAAAGCACGGTAACTACTGACATAGTACCACAACAAAGTACCGTAATAAAGTATGCTAACAAAGTACGGTACCGGTAACATAGTACCATAACAAAGTACTGTAACAAAGTACCGTAACAAAGTACCGTAACAAAGTACCGTAACAAAGTACCGTAACAAAGTACCGTAACAAAGTACCGTAACAAAGTACCATAACAAAGTACCGTAACAAAGTACCATAACAAAGTACCATAACAAAGTACCATGTCAAAGTAccataaggccaatgaaagttaattccgagtttatcgtcccttttttttccccggttggtgaggtgactttttcatttttcatttttcattatttcatcagatttcattattgacctaaaatgtgtgttgatttaaagccacactcatacatgttgtttataaacatgtttttatatgggtagggactagaaaagttagaaaagggccTCGTTTTGCtttcaagttatgaatttatatgttttacaaacaaaaatatgtgtttccaattgctaaaactggtgaaacactgatactttgaaaataatgaattattttggcattttgaaaatttgacgctggtgtttttggttaccaaaaagtgacgcgggcgggggacgataaactcggaatcgactttcactcgcCTAACAAAGTACCACAAGAAGGTACCACAATAAAGTACCACAACAAAGTACCGTAACAAAGTACCACAACAAAGTACCACAAGTACCACAACAAAGTACCGTAACAACAACAAAGTACCATAACAAAGTACCACAACAAAGTACCACAACAAAGTACAACAACAAAGTACCGTAACAAAGTACCGTAACAAAGTACCACAACAAAGTACCACAACAAAGTACCATAATATAAAGTACGGTAACAAAGTACGGTAACAAAGTACCATAACAAAGTACTGTAACAAAGTACCGTAACAAAGTACCATAACAAAGTACCACATCAAAGTACCATAACAAAGTACCATGTCAAAGTACCATAACAAAGTACCATAACAAGGTATCACAATAAAGTACCACAACAAAGTACCATAACAAAATACCATAACAAAGTATCACAACAAAGTACCACAACAAAGTACCACAACAAAGTACCGTAACAAAGTATCACAACAAAGTACCACACATACCACAACAAAGTATCACAACAAAGTACCACAACAAAGTACCATAACAAAGTACCGTAACAAAGTACCTTGTCAAAGTACCATAACAAAGTACCACAACAAGGTACCACACTAAAGTACCACAACAAAGTATCGTAACGAAGTACTATAACAAAGTACTGTAACAAAGTACTGTAACAAAGTACCGTAACAAAGTACCGTAACAAAGTATCGTAACaatctttactttaaaacagaCCAATCGCATAATTTCATTCATCGTGTGCATCGAACCATGGCCACCGTCTATGCTGCACCTGCTGCTACCCTCATAGATGAGAAGGTCCAAATCAAACTGTCAGGATTTGACCCAGGGTCAAAGGTTACTGTGAGGTCATTTCTGCCAGAGCCAGGACTACATTTTGAGGCACATGGACATTTTGTGGTGGATGGTAATGGGGAGGTTTTATGGAGAAGAATCCTCGCTTGGTGGAACTTATACAGGTTTGTTCAAATTGTGCAGTTAGAAggccaaacaatttttgcaaccattttgaattttgcaaatttgaaaaaaagttttgattatCACTTTAAAATGAAAACCGACTCCAATTTTGGACTTGCAGGAAAAAGTTTTTGATTTTCCACCTGTCATTGTTTTTGAAAAGTCTAATACTTTTAGGGGCACTTCATGATCCACAGagattttataccatcagaaacctaggaCTTCATGTTGTACTGTACGTGTTGTGATAATTTGACTCAAGGTTTAGGCTTAGGCAATAAAAGAGTCAAGTTGCAATGTGGAGATTTCCATCTTCATTAGTTCATATAATAATATCAATGCATAAACATCTTAATATTCAATGtgagtattctgtcggtccgtgtcacgtcacttccggttgatgatgttcgagtgaaaacaagtccctgattcgatttttgttgatgatttctgtcattggtgttatgtaaatttcgatcgcaaatagtcagtggaatcaaacaaccgtttctaagtcttaagagtgaaagaaacttatttgatttaccgtttataatactgacaaacttaaaattaaattccatggtcgagtgtcgttttttcccgaaattgaatgccactccagcaacatcgctatgtagcctccttcacagccggtttctgttgttcacaacaaaccgtgcgccacatgcagtttgggcccgagactagagatagcccggatgttcgacCGACAGAATACATGAATCTTCAATGTTCACTTCAGCTAATAGCTGCTTATAAATATGTGACTGCTCTctttattgcattgtgggaaggaattttggcacaaattgacttccggtagagaaaccctaaatccgcgtattgaacCGTAACTGACCTGCTACTTTGAATAATTTGAATAAATGTCAGCTCCAATGATTTTCGTatgaatttttaagttaaatttaCAAGCTGCACAGAAACGGGATATTAGTACTTAacaattgaaatttttttcctCGTTGTTCACAGATGTAGAGCCAATGGGTCTATTTTGGAGTATGACGCAATCACCTGGCCAGAAACTTGGATTAAGATTTGTAAAGAAAGATGTCACTATACCTATGCAAATAACACTTTCAGTACACAAAGGACATTTAGATATATCAGCATTACAATCTGATGCACCTATAGCTAAAACACAGATCCAGAAGACATATATGAGGCCAGGCGTTGAAATAATTAAAGTGCGATCTGGAAAAGTGAGAGGAAAAGTATTCAAACCTAAAGGTAATTATTTCATCGAATATGGTGGCAACATTCCTTccatcctttctttctttcctccctttctttttttttcctttcctttcctttcctttcccttcccttcccttccctttcctttcctttccattCCATTCCTTTCCTTTCCTAACCTTTCCTTTCCtaccctttcctttcctttcctaacctttcctttcctttcctttcctttccttttctaaCCTTTCCTTTCCATTCCTTTCCTCTCCTaacctttcctttcctttcctttcctaaCCTTTCCTTTCCTAACCTTTCCTTTCCGTTCCTTTCCTAACCTTTCCTTTCCTTCATTTCTTTGCTTTAATTTGCTTTGCTTTGATCAACTGCCATGTATTCTGGATATACATATACAGGGCCAGGACCATTCAAAGGGGTGATAGACATGTTTGGCGGCACTGGTGGGCTACTAGAATTCCGCGCTGCATTATTAGCATCTAGAGGTTTTGCTGCATACGCTTTGCCATTCTATCAATATGAGGATTTACCAAGTAGTGCTGAGGGTAAAATTGAACTTGAGTATTTTGAGGtgagtttcttttttttctgaagtAAGACAACAGGTGtagaaataggctattccattaaaaaccCACACATTCCTGTGGCGATTTTGgaaataccgtaaccacccgggtacaagcccaccttcaggtataagcccaccccctatttttcaaaacattctgggaataagggtgcactcggctataagaCCATtattaaattttggccaagtttttAAATCAagtcaatgcttttctctcacatttaaggtaggagcatcggataataggcccatgcaggaaaatagccactatttcaaatctgaattatgtatccatttcaaatatataaccaattgaagataagtctttactcccctgatttttaatgtttcatgaaaattaaaacaattcttatgtttttctttattttttgaaaattccctaattttttctacaattaattattgctagcctagagggaatgtgatatggtttccatagtttgtggggtggttaataagcctaatatctaaattctctcgccagatttttttgaaaaagtgtttattttttgagaaaaatcatttttctatttttaaattaggaaatctagaaacacccataacttaaaatagaaacactttattaaaaaaagctggcgcgaaaagtttctaaatttaataacctttcatatgccaccttgtttgttaaaattggccctatggttagctcagacaataattatgaaattgggtcattcagtgtttctagatcaaatcaagaaaatttgagcaagtactaacattaccttcaaatatcccctatattactgaccaatatattggaaaaaagtcacttatattatttggtaacatttttgtaataaaaagatccaaaaagcagttctataaatgggatagaaaaaaaaaaaaataatatttaaacatagtatccattttcaaacttttaccaattttattgaacgaggcttagtgtcaaaaccactttatgtacaaagtcaatagggttttcaaatgataaaaaatggcataactcaaaaacgctttgttggcaaaaattcaaatttggcaggcACGTTtctctcacccaactacacatcctgtatcattttaaaccaaatctgtgcatgacgccgtagccgatgtttctaccttaagaacaaatataaaaaaatatcagttgatggTTCACATTCCACTCTTAGAATTTgtagaaattgacatagatgatagaaattaccgGTACAttcattgggcatatacaaattcAAGTAcaagcccctccccggttataagcccatccccatttttgaagtgaaatctgccatctagggggtgggcttatacccgagtggttacggtatctttcacagaaggagtatgaatctcaaatggaatgagcacattaagcagctccatttgaatttcatgcaccctttaagcaagattcaacctgaatcttccacagagggagggtgggtttcaaatagagctgcttaatgtgctaattccagttgaaattcatagtccctctgtggaagatatttccaaaatcttccacaggggtagtgtggattttaaatggaatagcccaatgcatgtaGAATCACAGGGTCTGTGGTAGAATTGGCTCAGTTCCCTCTAATAGTGATGACTTCACATTGTGAGCATTAAGCCATGTAGAAAGGCATGTAGAGTTGACTCAGTTCCCTACGTTAACTCCTATAGAGTGATGACTTCAAATTGTGAACATGAATCCCAAGCATCAGTAAGGTAACAGCTGCAGAAATGCCTTTAAAATTGACTCAGTTCCCTCTGATGATGGTCAGGCCACTCAGTGACTGCATCAGTCTCAGACTAAGACACAAAACCACCAGCATTGTCAAGGCAGTTGCCCCACCCCTTTTGAACATCTTGCTCCACCAATTTCCCACCTCCACTCAGTGATTGCATCAGTCTCAGACTAAGACACAAAACCACCAGCATTGTCAAGGCAGTTGCCCCACCCCTTTTGAACATCTTGCTCCACCAATTTCCCACCTCCACTCAGTGATTGCATCAGTGTCAACTAAGACACTAAATAAACCCATGGCATTGTCAAGGCAACTGCTCCTCCCCCTCCCTTTCGGAACATCTT is a window of Amphiura filiformis chromosome 2, Afil_fr2py, whole genome shotgun sequence DNA encoding:
- the LOC140140388 gene encoding bile acid-CoA:amino acid N-acyltransferase-like, with amino-acid sequence MATVYAAPAATLIDEKVQIKLSGFDPGSKVTVRSFLPEPGLHFEAHGHFVVDDVEPMGLFWSMTQSPGQKLGLRFVKKDVTIPMQITLSVHKGHLDISALQSDAPIAKTQIQKTYMRPGVEIIKVRSGKVRGKVFKPKGPGPFKGVIDMFGGTGGLLEFRAALLASRGFAAYALPFYQYEDLPSSAEGKIELEYFESDDFKL